Part of the Sphaerochaeta associata genome is shown below.
AACAGGTAGCCGATGACCACAGGGGCGATGACATACGGAAGGAATATGATGGTTCTGAACAGGTTTCGGCCTTTCAATTGTGCATTGTTCAACAGGATGGCCAAAAAGAGTCCAAGAAAATTTCTGACAAAGGTGACGCTGAAGGAGTACGTCAGGGTATTGCCCAGCGTTGAGCGGAACTTGACATCAGAGAACAACTCCCTGAAGTTCTCCAAGCCGATGAAGGAGATCACCCTTCGGTTGATGTTCCAGTCGGTGAGGCTATAGTAGAAGCTGGTAAGTGTGGGGATAACAAATAAAAATCCGAATATCAGGATGGTTGGAAGCAGGAACCAGTTGGGATATCGGGAGCGTTGCATGGAGCGCATCATAGAAACCTCGGCTTTTACATGTCTAGGATAGGAAGCACCAGGCCTTGCGGCCTGGTGCAGGATTACAAGGATCGGTTTTAGAAGCCGGGAAGAGCGCGGGCTTTTCCGGTTCTGCGGAAGTTCTCATCCAACAAATCGAGAGCTCCATCGACATCGCTGGTGATCAAGAGGTTCTGCAGGATCTTCGGGAAATCAGTAAAGGAAGATGAGAGCCTGTTCTGTACGTTGATCTTGGCCTTCCCTGCCTGGTCATAGGCAAGTACGTCCATTTCGTACGGCAGCAGCTTCTTCTCGACTCCCTTGTACACGGGGATGCCTGCATTGTACTCAAAGTAGATGTTCTGATTCTCCACCTTGGTCATATAGCGGACGAGGTCCATGGCAAACTCGGTGTTCTTGCCATCACGAGGAACAAGAATCTGGTGTGCCGGGGTGAGCATGGCCACACCCTTGTCAGTGTCGGACGGAAGGGGGAACCAGCCGATTTTCTCTGAAACATAATCCTGGCCGAACTTAGCCATCAACGAGGGGATGAAGTTGCTGATCTGGAAGGCGACAGCCGCCTTGCCGGTTGCAAGCAGTTCCATCTGCTCATCGTAGGTGCCGCTCTGATAGCCGTTCTGGAAGAGACCTGCATCCCTGAGGGCGACATAGCGGGAGAATACATCCTTGAGGGCGGGAATCTGGTTCAGCCTCAGCTCATTTCTCTCCAGCTTCTGCACACCTTCATCACCGATTTTCGGATCGACAAAGGTCGGCCAAGCAATCAGGGAGAAAACCTGAAGGGGCCATTCGGTCTTTGCGGCTTCATAGACAGGGATGTATCCGCTTGCCTTGGCTTTCTTGAGAATGTTCAAGAAATCTGCATAATTCTTAGGAACATCAGCACCGATTGCCTTGAAGACGTCCTTGTTGTAGTAGACGCCGTAGGTGCCGGTACCTCCCCAGGGAGCCCCATAAAGCTTGCCCTGGTAGCGCTGGAAGTCAAGTGAAGCTTCCAGTACGTTGTCAAACAGCTTGTCTCCGGTCATTTCCAACAAGCGGTCGATACCGAACTTGGTGTATTGCTTGGTACCGGGGTCCATTGTGAAGAGATCGGGATAATCCTTGGTTGCGAAGCGGGTCTGCAAAAGACGGCCGTACTCCTCACCTGCAGGAAGAGCCTGGATTTCCACTTTGATCCCGGTCTCAGCTGTGTAGTTGGCGAAAATTCTTTCCAATGGATCCAAAATGGTTGTGTTGGGTACCACGACAGTGAGCGAGGCGGGTTTCTTCGGGCCTGCTTCAGCCGTCGGGGCAGCAAAAGTCAGCGATGCAATCACGACAAGCATCAACGTTGCTACAAATGCCTTTTTCATGTTTCCTCCTTGGTTTAAACTCCTCCGCATGTGGTGATGGAATCTAAACATCATACGTATTATCTCTATATCCAGTAGAGCATGAGTTCTTGGGTTTGTCAAATAAAACTCTTTTGATTGTTTAGTTCATTGCGAAAACAATCTTTTGATTCATAATGTTGTATTTCATTTGTTTACGTTTTTGTATAATATTTGTTTCAAATGGAAAAATAAGAAAGCTTAGAATTTCAGCATACCCCATCGTCCGATGGTCTCAAAGCCGAGGCGGTGATAGATTGCGCCTGCCAAGGGATTGTCATAGAACAGGCAGAGAAAACTCAGGCCGTCGGAAAAGCATTGGGAGCACAGCCTGCTCATTACCTGGGATGCATAGCCGCGGCTGCGGTAGGAAGGGTGGGTTGCCACTCCGATGATCATGGCCCCGCTTTTTGTTTTTGCTGTTATCGTTGCCATGCAGACAAGATTTTCCTCATTGAAGATACCGAATCCCAGGCCTCCATTCTCTAAAAGTTCCCGTGTCTGCTTCAGTTTGTCCTGTTCATGCTCAATATAGGGCCTGGCAAACTCCTCAATCTGCTTGTACAGGTCGATGATGGACCGGGAATCATCGGCAGTCAGTCGAACTACCGCCTTATCCGAGAAAGCCTTGGATGTGAAATGTTCCTTATCGAGTCTGCACAGGTACGTACCCTGCACCTTGGCCTGGGGGAAGTACTGTTGGATTTCCAATAAAATATCTTCTTTTGCACTCAAGCAAAGCATGTTCTGCTGTTT
Proteins encoded:
- a CDS encoding ABC transporter substrate-binding protein codes for the protein MKKAFVATLMLVVIASLTFAAPTAEAGPKKPASLTVVVPNTTILDPLERIFANYTAETGIKVEIQALPAGEEYGRLLQTRFATKDYPDLFTMDPGTKQYTKFGIDRLLEMTGDKLFDNVLEASLDFQRYQGKLYGAPWGGTGTYGVYYNKDVFKAIGADVPKNYADFLNILKKAKASGYIPVYEAAKTEWPLQVFSLIAWPTFVDPKIGDEGVQKLERNELRLNQIPALKDVFSRYVALRDAGLFQNGYQSGTYDEQMELLATGKAAVAFQISNFIPSLMAKFGQDYVSEKIGWFPLPSDTDKGVAMLTPAHQILVPRDGKNTEFAMDLVRYMTKVENQNIYFEYNAGIPVYKGVEKKLLPYEMDVLAYDQAGKAKINVQNRLSSSFTDFPKILQNLLITSDVDGALDLLDENFRRTGKARALPGF
- a CDS encoding GNAT family N-acetyltransferase codes for the protein MNIPYTLTNKDIPAVLDYIAEEKELNLFIEGDIENYGLEGDIVTMYAFGDAWDYLVLRYYENYMVTTNKPGGDLAEVAAFLKQQNMLCLSAKEDILLEIQQYFPQAKVQGTYLCRLDKEHFTSKAFSDKAVVRLTADDSRSIIDLYKQIEEFARPYIEHEQDKLKQTRELLENGGLGFGIFNEENLVCMATITAKTKSGAMIIGVATHPSYRSRGYASQVMSRLCSQCFSDGLSFLCLFYDNPLAGAIYHRLGFETIGRWGMLKF